DNA from Leucobacter aridicollis:
GGCCGGGGTCGGGAGGCCGAAGCGGGGGTCGGCCTCGCCGAGCTGCGGGGCGAACTGCACGAGCCCGACGCCCGTCCGCCAGGCGGCCTCGACCCCGAGGGCCGCCGCTCCCGGGTACGCCGCGGAGCCCGTGCGCACGCCGAGCACGCCGCGGGAGTACTTGTGATCCCGCGCAGTCGGCGTCGTGAGGTACGGCGCGGCGTCCGAGGCGGTCCATCGGGTGTGATCGTGCACGGTGCTCCTTCCTGGCGCGGCGGTCGGCGCGGGTGGTGGGCCAGCGGCCGCGGCGGGCGAACGCCCCGCAGATCAGGATCGAGCGCCCTGCCCTCAGCGTAGCCCCGGCGACCGCGCGCCGACCTCGCAATGGTGAAACGGCTATGAGTTTGCAGGGAGAATTGGTGATTTCTCCCAGCAATATCCAGTCCGCCCGTGCGATGCTTAGGGCCCTAAGTAATGCCTGTTTCTCGAGAGCGAGCCCGTGAAGAAACCACTCAAGATCACCCTCATCAGCCTCGGCGTCATCGTCGGACTCGTCGGCGGGACGCTCGCCACCACCTCGATCATCAACGCGGTGAAGACCCCGCGGGAGGTGGCGGAGCTTGAGCCGTACGGTGAACTCGTCGAGGTGGACGGCAAGCAGATGAACGTCGCCGAGTTCGGGAGCGGCGAGCAGACCATCGTGCTCACCCCCGGGGCCGGAACCGCCTCGCCTGTCGCAGACTTCGCGCCAGTGATCAACGGGCTGAAAGATGAGTACCGGATCCTCGTGGTCGAGCCGTTCGGCTACGGGCTGAGCGACCAGGCCGACACGCCGAGGACGACGGAGAACATCGTCGCCGAGATTCACGAGGCCGTCGCGACCTTCGAGGTCGACGAGTACATCCTCATGGGCCATTCGATCACGGGCATCTACGGGCTGGCATACGCGAACACGTATCCCGACGAGGTCACCGCGTTTGTCGGCATCGACACGTCGGTGCCCGAGCAGCCAGGGATGGACAGGGTGCCGGGCATCCTCAAGGCCGCGCCGGCGCTCCGCGGGCTCGGGCTGCTCCGCGTGATGACCGAGCTCGGCGGCAACCCGCTCGAGGGCAACCCGGCATACACGGCGGAGGACCTCACGCGGATGGACGTGCTCGCGATGCGCAACTCGATGGCGCCGACCTACCTCGACGAGGTCAACCACCTCGCCGAGAACTTCGCCGCCGCGAAGGGGCAGACCTTCCCGAAGGATCTGCCGCTGCTACTCATGTACCAGGCGAACAACCCTGACTTCCCGACGTGGACCGACATGCACGAGGCGCAGGCGGCAACCGTCGACTACGCGGTCACGCTCGAGGTCGACGCCGACCACTACCTGCACCACACGAAGGGTGAGGAGGTCGTCGCCGCGACCAAGGAGTTCCTCGCAGGGCTTCCTGCGGCGTAGCCGCCGGCCGCCCAGCTCGCACCGAGGGCCCCGCCGTGCGCACGGCTGGGGCCCTCTCTGTGAGCCGGGTCGAGGCTACGCGGCCTGCTCGGCGCCCTCGATGCGCGCCGCGAGCCCGCGGGCGAGGAAGAGGATCACGACCGCGAGCACGACCGAGATCATGTACGCGATGCGCATGGAGCTGAGGTCCGCGATCGGGCCGATGAGGGCGGCCCCGAGCAGGAACCCGACGTAGGTGAACGTGTTCGCCCGCGCCACTGCGACGCCCGTGTCGTCGATCGTTCCCGCGGCCGCGAAGGCGAGCGGGGCGATGACGCACAGGCCGCCGCCCGCGAGCGCGAACCCGGCGAGGGCCATCCACGGGGCGGTCGCGAACACGACGGCGAGCATGCCGGCGAGCGCGATGAGCGCGCAGACCTGGATCACGCGCTTCGCGCCGAACGCGCGAATCAGCCAGTCTGCGCTCAACCGGCCGATGAGCATTGCCGCGCTATAGCCGCCGTAGGCGAGGGCGGCGATGCTCTCGGGCGCGGCGAGCGTGTCGTGGACGTAGACGGAGCCCCAGCTGGATGCCGAGGATTCGATGAAGTACGCGGAGGTGAGCACGACGCCGATGCTGAGCACGGGGAGCCACGGCACGGTGACGCGCGTAGGCGCGGTGCGTGCGGCAGCGGCGGGGTCGGCTGTGCCGGCGCCCCCGACGCGGGCGTGCACGAGGGATCGGCCGGTCCAGAGCAGCAGCGGCACGAGCACGATGAACTCGGCGCCGAAGAACACCCAGAGCGGCAGCCCCGCCTGCGCCGTGAACGCGGCCGCGAGTGACGCGACGATGCCGGCCGCGCTGTAGATCGCGTAGAAGCCGACGACGATGCTGCGCCGGTACCGCTGCTGGAGCGCCACGGCCTTCATGTTCATCGTCGCGTCGACCATACCGAACGCGACGCCCATCACGATCCACGCGAGAATCAGCATGGCGAACGAGTTCGCGAACCCGATGAGCACGAGGCCCGTGAGATTCGCGACGATCGCCCACCGCAGCAGCGTGTCGCTGTGGATGCGCTGCACGAGGGATCCGGTGACGAGGGTCGCGGCACCGGCCATGAGCGGCAGCGCGAGCGTCATGAGCGCGAGCGTCGAGTCGCTGAACTCGAACGTCGCCTTCACGGTTGGCAGCCGCGCAAACAGCGAGCCGAATCCGAGGCCCTGCGCGAAGAACACGATAAACAGCGCGACGCGTGCCTGGCGCATGCCCGCCGTGATGTGGGTGTCGGTGGAGGTGATATTCGTCATTGTATGTCTCCTCAATTCCCGGCTCTCCATTGAGCCGATAGTCGATGTGGGGTGGGATTACGTGCTGGCGAGCCGGCGCAGTTGCTGCTTGTCGACCTTGCCGACGGGGAGGAGCGGCAAAGCGTCGACGATCACGAACGCCTTCGGGACCTTGTAGTTCGCGAGGTGCTCCCGCGCGTACTCCCGGAGCGCTTCGGCGGCTGGAGCGCGCCCCGCGGCGGGAACGACGTACGCGACCCCGACCTCGCCGAAGGTGTCGTCTGGCCTGCCGATGACCGCCGCGAGCGCCACGTCGTCGTGCGCCTCGATGCGCAACTCGATCTCGCGCGGGTAGACGTTGTACCCGCCCGACTTGATCATGTCTGACATGCGCCCGACGAGCCGGAGCGTGCCGTCGTCGCCGAGCACGCCAACGTCGCCGGTCTTGAACCAGCCGTCGGCCGTGTACGCGGCCGCGGTGCCGGCGGGGTTGCCGAAGTACTCGAGAAAGAGCCCGGAGTGGCGCACCTGCACCTCGCCCTGCACGCCGGGGCCGACCGGGCCGCGCTCGTCCGCGAGGCGCACCTCCATGCCGGGGTCGAACCGGCCGACAGTCTCGGCAAGCACCTCGTCGCTGTCGCCGTCGCGGGTAAACGTGATCGAGGCGATCGTCTCGGTCATGCCGTAGACGGTCATGAGCGGGATCCCGCGGTCGCGGTAGGTCCGGATCACGCCGATCGGCAGGGGAGCGCCACCCCAGACGACCCGCTGCAGGGTCGAGAGGTCGGTGCTCGCGAACTCCGGCTGCGCCGCGATGAGCTGCAGGATCGTCGGCACTGTCATGAGATTCGTGAGGCCCAGCTCGGGCACGAGCGCGAGCAGGCTCGCCGGGTCGAACTGTTCCAGGAGGGCGAGCATGCCGCCGGCCGCGAGCGTCGTGCCGGTGAGGTCGGCGAGGCATGCGACGTGGTTGATGGGCAGGTTGCAGGGGACGCGCGGCGCCCGGATCCCGAGCACGTCCGCCTCGACCCGCGCCGCGTACACGAGTCCACCGTGCGACAGCACCGCACCCTTCGGTGACCCGCTCGATCCCGAGGTGTACACGATCGTCGCGGGGTCGGTGGGGCGAAGCTCGGGGAAGCTCGCCGGCGGCGTGCCCGGCTCGGGCAGCACCCGCAGCTCCGAGGCCACGGTTCGCGGGCCGATCCTGAACGCGCCCCGCGCCCCTACCTCGGCGGCGAGGGCGGCGATATCCGCCCCGTACTCGCGCCCATCGACGGCGTCGAGCGAGAGAAACACCGAGGGCCGCGCGTCGGTGGCGACGTGGCGCAGCTCGGAGAGCGTGTACTTCGGGTTGAGGCCGATCCAGATCGCGCCCGTGCGCATCGTCGCGAGCAGCGACACGAGGTACTCCGGTCGCGGCGTGCAGAGCGTCGCCACGCGGACGCCGGGAGCGGCGCCCAGCGCGGCGAGCGTGGACGCGAGGTCGGCGACCTGCTCGGCGAGTTCCCGGTAGCTCAGGGTGACGCCCTCGAACCAGACGGCGTCGGCGTCGGGGGTCGCGCGGGCGTAGTGGTCGAGATAGTCGAGGTAGCTCGTGGGCTGCGGCACTGCAGCGGTGGCGTGCACGGGTCAACGCTCGACGTTTGCGCCGTCTTCGCGGGTCGCGAAGAGCGAAAGCCATCGGGCGACCATGGCGGGTTTCTCCGCGCCCTCGACCTCGATGATGTTGTCGGTGGTGAGGAGCACGGTGCCGTCCGGGCGCGGCGTCACCTCGGCGATCGTCGCGACGCAGCGAATGTTCTGCCCGATGAAGACGGGGAGCGTGTAGCGCACGCGGTCGAGGCCGTAGTTGAACCCGTAGATGCCGTCGCCACGAACCGGGCTGTGGTTGAAGTGGAACATCGTGAGCAGGCTCGTGAGTAGGAAGCCGTCGACGAGGGTCGCGCCGAGCGGGTTGTTCTTCGAAGCGGTGAGGTCTGCGTGTTCCGCGTCCAGGTAGCTCGCGGTGGCGAAGGCCGAGAGATGCTCGGCGTCGATTGCGAGCCAGTCGGACGTGAAGAACTCCTCGCCCGCGTGGAGATGGAGCTCGGAGAGCGGGATTTCGCGGCGTTGCGACATTGAAACTCCTAAACCTAAGTAAATATTTACTTTAGTATGAGTGCGAAGTCGATCGCGGTCAAGCCCCAGCGGCAGCGGTTCCGGGCGGCCCACCGCACCGCAGCGGCGGACGGCGACGCCGCGCTGAGCGGCGGCCGACCCGATACGGCAAGATGGAGGAAATACGCTGCCCACAGGAGCGAGGGGAGAACTGGTGACGGCAACCGAGCGACAGACGCCCAAGCAGGCGCGGGGGCGCGCCGCCGTCGCGTCGATCCTCGCCGCGGCGAGCGAGCTCCTCGAGGAGGGCGGGTTCGACAGCCTCACCACAGCGACCATCGCGACCCGCGCCGGCGTGAACATCGCGACGCTCTACCGCTACTACCCGAACAAGTTTGCAATCGTCCGTGAGCTCGCGCAGTCGATCGAGGAAGAGCGCTCGGGCGTCGCGCTCGCGGCGCTCGCCGAGCTCGGGGACGCGCCCGATTGGCGCGAGCCCGTCGTCCGTGCCATTCGGGCGATGGCGCAGCTGCGGCGCGATCGGTCAGGCGCGACCGCAATCCGGCGCGCCCTCCAGTCATCGCCGGAGCTCTGGCACCTCGACCACGACGTCAACGCCGCGACCGCGGAAGCGATCGCGCCGTTCCTGCTGCGCGTGAATCCGGCGCTGCCCGCCGAGCGGGCCGGGGCGATCGCCCTGACCGTCGTGCACACTGTCGCGAGCCTGCTTGACCTCGCCGCGGGGGAGCGGGAGCGTGCGTTCGGGCTCGAGCGCGAACTCGAGCTCGTGATCATCCACTACCTCGAGCCCGAGCTCGACGGGACCGGCGCCGCCTAGCGTCCACCGGCCGGTAGCCTCGACCGCCCGCCTAGCGTCAACCGCCGCCGCCCGCGCGCCGCGCTGCGCCGTCACAGCCCGACGCTGTCGTACAGCGCGTAGATCTCGTCAAGCACGGCCTCGCGGCCAGCCTCGGTCGCGTCGGCGTAGGCGCCGTAGAGCGTGTCGAGGCGGGCGCGATGCTCGGCCCCCAGGGCGTCGAAGCGCGCGCGCCACGCTGCCTCGTTGTCGGTCCAGTAGCCGACGACGTGCGTCTTATCGGCCGGAAACCGGAGGGTGTGGCGCAGGTGCCGGCGCACCCGCCTGGTCATCGCAGCCTCGCCGGCGACCCACACACTCTCGCTGCCGTCCGTCGCGAGCTCGGCGCGCAGCACGATGTCCGCGACCCGGCTGGCGAAGCGCCCGTTGCCGCTGCGGTGGACCCACGTCGCTGAGACCGCGTCAGTGTGTGCCGCCGCGGCGGGCAGGCGGGCGTCGCGCGGGTCGGCGACCTCGCAGAAGAGCCGGATCCTCGTTCCCGGCGGCGCCGCTTCGATGATCCGCTCGACGGCGGGCAGCGCGGTCGCGTCGGCGACGAGCGTGATGCGCGTCGCCGACGCGGCGGGTGTGTACTGCGCGAACGGTTCGCTCACCCCGAGCGGCGCGCCGAGGCGTGCGCCCTCGGCCCACTCGGCCGCGAGCCCGCCGGCGTGGCGGACGAAGTCGATGTCGATCTCGCCAGGCCGGTGCGCGCGAACGGTGTACGTGCGCATGGGGGAGGGCGCGATGCCCGCGTCGAACTCCCACCCCCGCCCGACGACGCGCGGCAGCCGGGGTTCGGCGCCGGCGGCGTCCGGAAAGAACAGCCTGACGTACTCGTCGGGCGACCCCGTCGTCGGGTACGCCAGGAGATCGTCGCCGCCGAGCGTCACCCGGCGCATGCCGGGGCTGAGGATCGTGTTCGCGCGCACCTCGGCGCGCCGCACGCGGGCGGGGGAAGAAGGCACGCCGCTACCGCTTCAGCGCGTCGGCGAGCTCGGGAACGAACTCGTCGAGCACCCACGGGACCGAGAGCACGGAGGGGGCGGCGACCGCCTGCGAGACCTCGCGGTCGGTGAGCCAGACGGCGCGATCGTTCGCGATGGGCTGCCAGTTGCGGAACAGCGCGTGCGCGAGCGACGCGTCAACCTCCGCCTGGTCATTCACCAGCCCGAGGTAGACGTCGGCGTGCACCGTGTCGATGTCCTCGAGGCTGATGCCAAAGTAGATCTCGTCGGGGAAGCGCTCCGCCTCGGCGACGATCTCGGGCGACAGCGTCAGGCCGAGGTCCTGGATGATGCCGATGAGCGACGTCGTCGGCGCGTAGAACCCGACGTCGGTCGTGCCCTCGCCGACGCCAGTCGAATACACGAAGGTCGCGTCCCTGAACTCCGGATGCTCGGCCCCGTGCGCGGCGATCGCTGCTTGGGTGTCGGCGACGAGCTTCGCGGCCTGAGCCGGACGGCCGAGCGCCCTGCCGACGAGCTCGGTGTGGTCTTGCCAGTCGAGGAGCCACGGCTTCTCCGGGTATGCGAGCGTTGGCGCGATGCCCTGCAGGCGTTCGTACTGCGTGTCGGTGATTCCCGAGAACGGCGCGATGATCGCGTCGGGCCGCAGCGCGAGAATCTGCTCGAAGTCTATCTCTCCACCGCTGAGGTCCGTGAGCGTCGTCGGCAGTGGCGCGCCCGACCCTTCGACGGCCTCCCGGAACCACGGCACGAACCCGTCCTCGTCGCCCGCCCAGCTCGACGGCACGGCGATCGGGATCACGCCGAGCGCGGCCGAGATGTCCTCAGTGGCCCAGCCGATCGTGACGACACGTTCGGGGGCCTCGTCGAGCGTGAACGTTCCGAACGCGTGGTCGATCGACACGGGAAACGCGCCCGCTTCCGGCTCGCTCACGATCGGTGGCGCAGCGGCAGACGGCGGCGGGGCCGGGGCGTTCGTCGCGCATCCTGTCAGCGCGATGGTGAGTACTGCGAGCACGGCCGCGATGCGCCTCGCGTGGGTGCCGGCGTGCGTGCGGTGGTCGGGATGGGGGCGGGTCATGGGTCTCCTCGTCGTGTGGTGTCCAGCGCGTGGACACTCCGAGCCTAGGAAGTGGCGATGTCGCGGATCGGGCAGAACGTGCCTGAATCCGCGCAGCCCGCGGTGCGCGCCTTGAGGTAGGCGCCCGGCGTCTGCCCGACCTCCTGGCGAAACGCGGTGACGAACGCGCTCGGCGAGTGGTAGCCGACCCGGCGGCCCGCTGCGGTGACCGATGCGCCGGCGGCGAGCAGGGAGACGGCGGCGTTGACGCGCACCCGCCGCCGCCAGCGCACGAAGCTCATGTCGGCGCTCTCCGAGAACGTTCGGGCGATCGTGCTGACGCTCGTTCCGGTGATCACCGACCACTGCTCGAGCGACCGGTCGTCGGCGGGGTCCGCGAGGATCGCGCGGGCGATACGACTGATGCGCGGGTCGCTCGGCACGGGCAGGCCGGCGTCGTGGGCGTGGGAGCCGCGGATCATGTCGAGGCACACCTGCTGGGCGCGCAGCCGCTCGTCGGTGCCCATCGGGGTGTCGTTGAGGTGTTGCAGCATCTCCATGAGCGCCCGGCTGAGCCGCATCGTCGTCGGCTGGGTCGCCGCGCTGTCGCGCAGGTAGGTCGTCCCGATCCGCGCGGCGCGCATCACCTGCGAACCGTGCGTGGCGTGCGCGGGGACGAGGAGCCCCCAGCCCGGCCTGATGACGTGGATCGTGTCGCCAACGCTGACGTTGACCACCCCTGACGCGACCCAGATCAGCTCCGCGACGGCGTGGCTGTGGTCGCGCCAGCGTGCCGCCCGCGGCTGGTCGCGCACGATCGTGGCGAGGAGGAAGGGGCCGGGGATGAGCTCGTCAGGATCGCGCACCCCATGCACCTCGGGTGCGGCGAGCGTCGGCGTGCGTAGGGCTGGCATGAGCTTAGGGTAACCTAAGTATCATGCGATGAACTGCGATCTGCTCGGTTTCGCTAACGTTAAGCCATGCCCAACGAGTTCACCCCGCGCCAGATCTCCGACCGTGACGTCGCGGCGTTTACGAGCCAGGATCTGCACCGGGAGGGCACGCGCAGTCGCGACGCGATGCCGATGGGCGCCGTCGTGCACGCGTTCGGGCCGCTGTTCGTGATCGAGGCCTCGGGCGGGCCGACCGAGATCGAGCGCCGCCCGCTGCTGCCTGGCATGCCGACCATAGACTTCGTGTTCGTCACGCGCGGCACCTTCATCTACCGCGAGGACGACGCGTGGATTGAATCGAGCGATCCGCTGCTCGTCGCCCCGAGCGGTCTGCCGATGCGCGTGCAGTTCCTCACGGACTGGCGCTTTCTCGTCGCTCGGATCCAGTGCGACGCCCTGCTTCCGTTCCTGCCGCGACTTCCCGAGGGGACGACCGTGTACCCGGAACTCACGCTGCCGGAGCGAGCGATGCGGGGGTACCTCGCCGAGCTCGCGCACGCGCCGGCAAGCGTGGGGCCTGGGGATGCCGCAACGGTGTCCAGGGTCGCGATCGAGATGGCCGGCGCGCTGCTGCGCGGCCGGTTCCCCCTGCTGTCTGCGGAGCCCGGGAAGGGCGCGGCAGACGTGTGGAGCGACGCGATGGGCGTGATCGCACGCGAGTGCAGCGCGGCCGGGTTCGGGCCGCGGGAGCTCGCCGCGGCCGTCGGGTGCTCGGTTCGGCGACTCCAGCTCGCCTTCGCCAGGCACGAGACGAGCGTCGGCGCGGAGCTGCGGCGTGAGCGCGCCCGGATCGCGCGGTCGATGCTGCAGAATCCGGAGCATGACGGGCGCTCGGGCGCCGAGGTTGCGGCGCGCTCGGGTTTCGGGTCGGCGTCGACGATGTATCGCGTGCTGCTCGACACGTACGGCGTCACCCAGCAAGAGCTGCGCCGCCGGGCGGCCGCGCCGCGGGGCGCGTGATGGCGGCACGCTCGCACCTGTCGACGGCGCCGCAGCGCATTCGCGGGTTTTTGCTCACCAGCGTGCGTCACGAGAGCCGCAGCATTCGCGCGTGGGAGACCGAGGTGCACGAGCACGACGAACTCATCTGGTCGACTGCGGGGGTTGCTACGGTCCGCGCCGGCGACTCCGTATGGACGGTGCCGGCGCAGCGCGCGGTGTGGGTGCCGAGCGGGGTGCCCCACACGATCGAGACCTCGGCCGACTCGCTGTTCTATGCGACCTTCCTCGAGGCCGGGCTTGCGGCGCAGCTGCCGCGGGAGGCGATGGTGGTCGAACTCATTCCGGCGGTGCGCGAGCTGCTCTTGCTCAACGCCGAGTCCGAGATGCCGACCGACACGCGGCTCCGGCTCCAGCGCCTCGTGATCGAGCTGCTCACGCCGAGCCCCGGCGCGCAGGTCGACCTGCGGATGCCCGTGACCCCGAGCCTGCTCGCCGTCGCGGAGCGCATCCTCGCGGATCCGGGCGCGTTCGACACTACGGTCGACTGGGCCGAGCGCGTCGGGCTGCCGCCGCGCGAGCTGACGCGCGCGTTCGTCGCCGAGACCGGGCTCTCGCTCACGCAGTGGCGGATCCGCGCGCGCGTGCGCGCCTCGCTCGTGCTGCTCGCGTCCGGGCAGACTGTCGCCGCGACGGCCGCGTCGCTCGGCTACGCGAACCCGAGCACCTTCATCGGGCACTTCCGCGAGATTGTCGGGACGACCCCGGCGGCGTACTTCGCGGGTGCCAGCGCGTAGCTGGCGGCCGCCGCGCGGCGCCGACTCAGAGGGCGCGTTTCGCCGCGCGGCGTGCGCGTGTCAAAAAGCGACATAGATTGACCTAATAGCGATATTTGTCTTCGCTATGGTGGATCAGGTAAGGCAACCCTTACCAAGATCTCACCATTGTCAAAGGATCGTTCGTGCAGGTTTTATTCGCCGGTTCCACCCCGCCCCGTTGGGCGCCAACCTCAGCGCGGAAGGACTGATCATGGCCATTCCCTGCGCACCCGCCCGCGTCGTTACCACGCAGCGGCTGACCCCGAACATGCTGCGCATCACGTTCGAAGCTGTCGGCGACTGGCTGTGGCCGACGCACGGCCGCGGCGACGAGCGCGTCGACATCGCGCTCCCGGCTCCCGGCGAGACCGTCGCGAACATCGACGTGTTCAACCTGCCAGAGTACGGGCGCGGCTGGGAAGGGGAGGAGCCACCGTGGCGGCACTACACCGTTCGCCAGGTGCACGAGGGCGGCAGGCTTCTGGACATCGACTTCGTCGTGCACGACGGCGGGCTCGCCTCGGCTTGGGCCGAGCGGGCGGAGCCCGGGCACATCATCGGCATCTTCGGGGCGGGCGAGCGCGAGGAACCCTCCTCGTACTACGCTGCACCCGACGACGCGGAGTTCCAGCTGCTCGTCGCCGACGCGACCGGCGTGCCGGGGCTCGGCCGGATCCTCGAGCAGCTCCCCGCCGGGGCCCGCGCGCTCGCGATCGTCGAGGTGCCCACCGAGGCTGACATCCAGGAGTACGAGACCGCCGGCGACGTCGAGATCCGCTGGCTCATCGGCTCCGGCAACGGGCACGGCCCGAGCGCGCTCGCGACCGAGGTCGCCGGGCTCAGCGCGCCCAAACACCCCTGGTACGCGTGGGTCGCGTGCGAGGCGGCGACGAGCCGCGCCATCCGCAGCGACCTCCGCGCCCGGCTCGGCCTCGCGCGCAACCGGCACCACGCGATCGGGTACTGGACCCAGGACCGCACCGGCAACATGTCTGCCGACGTCGACTGATGGCCCGGCGGCGCGCCGTGGCGCGGGAGGCGTCACCGCACCCGGTTCCCAACCTGCTGCGCGTCGCGCTCGCCGGCGACAAACGCGACAGAAAGCTCGCCCTCGCGACGCTCGGCCTCATGCTGCACCAGGCGGGCGAGGCGGCCGTCCCG
Protein-coding regions in this window:
- a CDS encoding alpha/beta fold hydrolase, which encodes MKKPLKITLISLGVIVGLVGGTLATTSIINAVKTPREVAELEPYGELVEVDGKQMNVAEFGSGEQTIVLTPGAGTASPVADFAPVINGLKDEYRILVVEPFGYGLSDQADTPRTTENIVAEIHEAVATFEVDEYILMGHSITGIYGLAYANTYPDEVTAFVGIDTSVPEQPGMDRVPGILKAAPALRGLGLLRVMTELGGNPLEGNPAYTAEDLTRMDVLAMRNSMAPTYLDEVNHLAENFAAAKGQTFPKDLPLLLMYQANNPDFPTWTDMHEAQAATVDYAVTLEVDADHYLHHTKGEEVVAATKEFLAGLPAA
- a CDS encoding MFS transporter, which codes for MTNITSTDTHITAGMRQARVALFIVFFAQGLGFGSLFARLPTVKATFEFSDSTLALMTLALPLMAGAATLVTGSLVQRIHSDTLLRWAIVANLTGLVLIGFANSFAMLILAWIVMGVAFGMVDATMNMKAVALQQRYRRSIVVGFYAIYSAAGIVASLAAAFTAQAGLPLWVFFGAEFIVLVPLLLWTGRSLVHARVGGAGTADPAAAARTAPTRVTVPWLPVLSIGVVLTSAYFIESSASSWGSVYVHDTLAAPESIAALAYGGYSAAMLIGRLSADWLIRAFGAKRVIQVCALIALAGMLAVVFATAPWMALAGFALAGGGLCVIAPLAFAAAGTIDDTGVAVARANTFTYVGFLLGAALIGPIADLSSMRIAYMISVVLAVVILFLARGLAARIEGAEQAA
- a CDS encoding class I adenylate-forming enzyme family protein, with product MHATAAVPQPTSYLDYLDHYARATPDADAVWFEGVTLSYRELAEQVADLASTLAALGAAPGVRVATLCTPRPEYLVSLLATMRTGAIWIGLNPKYTLSELRHVATDARPSVFLSLDAVDGREYGADIAALAAEVGARGAFRIGPRTVASELRVLPEPGTPPASFPELRPTDPATIVYTSGSSGSPKGAVLSHGGLVYAARVEADVLGIRAPRVPCNLPINHVACLADLTGTTLAAGGMLALLEQFDPASLLALVPELGLTNLMTVPTILQLIAAQPEFASTDLSTLQRVVWGGAPLPIGVIRTYRDRGIPLMTVYGMTETIASITFTRDGDSDEVLAETVGRFDPGMEVRLADERGPVGPGVQGEVQVRHSGLFLEYFGNPAGTAAAYTADGWFKTGDVGVLGDDGTLRLVGRMSDMIKSGGYNVYPREIELRIEAHDDVALAAVIGRPDDTFGEVGVAYVVPAAGRAPAAEALREYAREHLANYKVPKAFVIVDALPLLPVGKVDKQQLRRLAST
- a CDS encoding MaoC/PaaZ C-terminal domain-containing protein, which encodes MSQRREIPLSELHLHAGEEFFTSDWLAIDAEHLSAFATASYLDAEHADLTASKNNPLGATLVDGFLLTSLLTMFHFNHSPVRGDGIYGFNYGLDRVRYTLPVFIGQNIRCVATIAEVTPRPDGTVLLTTDNIIEVEGAEKPAMVARWLSLFATREDGANVER
- a CDS encoding TetR/AcrR family transcriptional regulator; this translates as MTATERQTPKQARGRAAVASILAAASELLEEGGFDSLTTATIATRAGVNIATLYRYYPNKFAIVRELAQSIEEERSGVALAALAELGDAPDWREPVVRAIRAMAQLRRDRSGATAIRRALQSSPELWHLDHDVNAATAEAIAPFLLRVNPALPAERAGAIALTVVHTVASLLDLAAGERERAFGLERELELVIIHYLEPELDGTGAA
- a CDS encoding siderophore-interacting protein, which translates into the protein MPSSPARVRRAEVRANTILSPGMRRVTLGGDDLLAYPTTGSPDEYVRLFFPDAAGAEPRLPRVVGRGWEFDAGIAPSPMRTYTVRAHRPGEIDIDFVRHAGGLAAEWAEGARLGAPLGVSEPFAQYTPAASATRITLVADATALPAVERIIEAAPPGTRIRLFCEVADPRDARLPAAAAHTDAVSATWVHRSGNGRFASRVADIVLRAELATDGSESVWVAGEAAMTRRVRRHLRHTLRFPADKTHVVGYWTDNEAAWRARFDALGAEHRARLDTLYGAYADATEAGREAVLDEIYALYDSVGL
- a CDS encoding ABC transporter substrate-binding protein; this encodes MTRPHPDHRTHAGTHARRIAAVLAVLTIALTGCATNAPAPPPSAAAPPIVSEPEAGAFPVSIDHAFGTFTLDEAPERVVTIGWATEDISAALGVIPIAVPSSWAGDEDGFVPWFREAVEGSGAPLPTTLTDLSGGEIDFEQILALRPDAIIAPFSGITDTQYERLQGIAPTLAYPEKPWLLDWQDHTELVGRALGRPAQAAKLVADTQAAIAAHGAEHPEFRDATFVYSTGVGEGTTDVGFYAPTTSLIGIIQDLGLTLSPEIVAEAERFPDEIYFGISLEDIDTVHADVYLGLVNDQAEVDASLAHALFRNWQPIANDRAVWLTDREVSQAVAAPSVLSVPWVLDEFVPELADALKR
- a CDS encoding helix-turn-helix domain-containing protein yields the protein MPALRTPTLAAPEVHGVRDPDELIPGPFLLATIVRDQPRAARWRDHSHAVAELIWVASGVVNVSVGDTIHVIRPGWGLLVPAHATHGSQVMRAARIGTTYLRDSAATQPTTMRLSRALMEMLQHLNDTPMGTDERLRAQQVCLDMIRGSHAHDAGLPVPSDPRISRIARAILADPADDRSLEQWSVITGTSVSTIARTFSESADMSFVRWRRRVRVNAAVSLLAAGASVTAAGRRVGYHSPSAFVTAFRQEVGQTPGAYLKARTAGCADSGTFCPIRDIATS
- a CDS encoding helix-turn-helix transcriptional regulator gives rise to the protein MPNEFTPRQISDRDVAAFTSQDLHREGTRSRDAMPMGAVVHAFGPLFVIEASGGPTEIERRPLLPGMPTIDFVFVTRGTFIYREDDAWIESSDPLLVAPSGLPMRVQFLTDWRFLVARIQCDALLPFLPRLPEGTTVYPELTLPERAMRGYLAELAHAPASVGPGDAATVSRVAIEMAGALLRGRFPLLSAEPGKGAADVWSDAMGVIARECSAAGFGPRELAAAVGCSVRRLQLAFARHETSVGAELRRERARIARSMLQNPEHDGRSGAEVAARSGFGSASTMYRVLLDTYGVTQQELRRRAAAPRGA
- a CDS encoding helix-turn-helix domain-containing protein, which translates into the protein MAARSHLSTAPQRIRGFLLTSVRHESRSIRAWETEVHEHDELIWSTAGVATVRAGDSVWTVPAQRAVWVPSGVPHTIETSADSLFYATFLEAGLAAQLPREAMVVELIPAVRELLLLNAESEMPTDTRLRLQRLVIELLTPSPGAQVDLRMPVTPSLLAVAERILADPGAFDTTVDWAERVGLPPRELTRAFVAETGLSLTQWRIRARVRASLVLLASGQTVAATAASLGYANPSTFIGHFREIVGTTPAAYFAGASA
- a CDS encoding siderophore-interacting protein: MAIPCAPARVVTTQRLTPNMLRITFEAVGDWLWPTHGRGDERVDIALPAPGETVANIDVFNLPEYGRGWEGEEPPWRHYTVRQVHEGGRLLDIDFVVHDGGLASAWAERAEPGHIIGIFGAGEREEPSSYYAAPDDAEFQLLVADATGVPGLGRILEQLPAGARALAIVEVPTEADIQEYETAGDVEIRWLIGSGNGHGPSALATEVAGLSAPKHPWYAWVACEAATSRAIRSDLRARLGLARNRHHAIGYWTQDRTGNMSADVD